A region from the Nonlabens sp. YIK11 genome encodes:
- a CDS encoding tetratricopeptide repeat protein: protein MRKFALATLAMGFFTAGFAQQSKIFTDQLRNYNTAVDLYQEDQYVAAQRLFEQVIDQSADETIKSNAAYYAANCAVRLNQRNADEMVESFVEQYPTSTKRNSAFIDVADYYFENGDYRKSAQWYEKVDERNLSREQKTKFYFNNGYTLVQSKKFDEAKPFLNRVSDDPTYGSQAKYYLGYIAYEGDDLETADELFSEVEQAPETDDKLSYYQADLNYKLGRFDEAIALAQKQMSSSNRQEQSQLNRIIGQSLFNQEKYAEALPYLQAYEGTRGKWNNNDYYQLGYTYYKLNDFENAVATFNKIIDGENKTAQNAYYHLGQSYIKLNRSEDALNAFKKASEIALDEEITKDAMYNYAKLSYENGNPYESVPQVILNYMEAYPDADNKDEMNTYLIDSYFTSKNYAEALELLEDGRIRGNENVYGKVALYHGLNQFTAGDYKEAQTSLDKAIKYLEENDLKKKARFWRAESLYQLNDFKGAIAEFDRVKSSNARIEEDDLLDYDMGYTYFKLQDYDASINAMQRFVASADDPVRKNDAYMRIGDANFVSKKYWPAIESYNEAIKAGGSSADYASFQKGMSYGFIQRVESKIEELNKFLSNYKTSQYRDDVMYELGNTYINNGQVNNGIKTYDRLISEFPNSRYTAPAMMRKGLQFYNDNRLDEALSVFKQVASKYTGTPQAVEAVSSARLVYIDQGKTAEYANWVRGLDFIDVSDSELDDTAYESAERPFLQGNMSSAIRELNKYLEQFPNGKYALQAHFNLAQAYFSEGNKKASIPHYEYVANRERSEYSEQALARLSELFLNDAVSDGVDRKSAFAKAIPVLIKLEATADFPQNKAYAQSNLMKAYYETEQYDKAESYANKVLRDSGTDSTVRSDAEVIIARSAFKNGNMSAAKSGYAQVLKSASGAIAAEATYYKAYFENQEGKHEQAINTVQGLSKNYGSYKLWSAKGLVVMAKSYDATNQTLNAVTLLQGVIDNFSQYPEVVANAKTELNRIKAIQAKTNSSIAPSNN from the coding sequence ATGAGGAAATTTGCACTCGCAACCCTAGCAATGGGATTCTTTACCGCTGGATTTGCCCAGCAATCCAAAATTTTTACTGACCAGTTGCGCAACTATAACACGGCAGTAGACCTTTATCAAGAGGATCAATATGTTGCGGCGCAACGTCTTTTTGAGCAGGTCATTGACCAGTCTGCAGACGAGACGATCAAAAGCAATGCGGCCTATTATGCGGCTAATTGTGCCGTGAGATTGAACCAGCGCAATGCAGATGAAATGGTGGAGAGTTTTGTAGAACAATATCCAACTTCCACAAAACGCAATAGCGCTTTTATAGACGTGGCAGATTACTATTTTGAAAACGGTGATTACCGCAAGTCTGCGCAATGGTATGAAAAGGTAGATGAGAGAAACCTTTCTCGTGAGCAAAAAACAAAATTCTACTTCAACAACGGGTACACCTTGGTACAAAGCAAGAAGTTTGATGAAGCAAAGCCATTTTTAAACAGAGTTAGTGACGATCCAACCTATGGATCGCAGGCCAAATATTACCTGGGTTACATTGCCTACGAAGGCGACGATCTGGAAACAGCAGATGAACTCTTTAGCGAGGTAGAACAAGCGCCAGAGACAGACGATAAGCTGTCCTATTATCAAGCAGATTTAAATTATAAATTGGGACGTTTTGATGAGGCTATTGCTTTGGCACAAAAGCAAATGTCCAGTTCCAACCGTCAGGAACAATCCCAACTCAACCGTATTATAGGACAATCACTTTTCAATCAGGAAAAGTATGCGGAAGCTCTGCCGTACCTGCAAGCCTATGAAGGTACTCGCGGTAAGTGGAACAACAATGACTACTATCAGTTGGGTTATACCTATTACAAACTCAACGATTTTGAAAATGCAGTTGCCACATTCAATAAAATTATTGATGGCGAGAACAAAACGGCACAGAACGCCTACTACCATTTAGGTCAAAGCTATATCAAACTCAACCGTAGCGAGGACGCACTCAACGCCTTCAAAAAAGCAAGTGAGATTGCACTTGACGAAGAAATTACCAAGGATGCCATGTACAACTATGCAAAGCTTAGTTATGAGAACGGCAATCCTTATGAAAGCGTGCCACAGGTGATCCTTAATTACATGGAAGCTTATCCAGATGCTGACAATAAGGACGAGATGAACACCTATCTCATCGACTCGTACTTTACCTCAAAGAATTATGCTGAGGCACTGGAACTTCTGGAAGATGGTCGCATAAGAGGTAATGAAAATGTATATGGTAAAGTAGCGTTATATCACGGTCTCAACCAATTCACGGCTGGCGATTATAAAGAAGCCCAAACCAGTTTAGATAAGGCGATCAAGTATTTAGAAGAAAACGACCTCAAGAAAAAGGCAAGATTTTGGAGAGCCGAAAGTTTGTATCAACTAAATGATTTCAAAGGCGCGATTGCAGAGTTTGACCGTGTCAAAAGCAGTAATGCCCGTATAGAAGAGGATGATCTGTTGGATTATGACATGGGTTACACCTATTTTAAATTACAGGATTATGATGCCAGCATCAATGCCATGCAACGATTTGTTGCCAGTGCCGATGATCCTGTAAGAAAGAATGATGCCTACATGCGCATAGGTGATGCAAATTTTGTTTCCAAAAAATACTGGCCGGCTATCGAGTCTTACAATGAAGCCATTAAAGCTGGCGGTTCTAGCGCAGATTATGCCAGCTTCCAGAAAGGAATGTCTTACGGTTTTATCCAGCGCGTGGAGAGCAAGATTGAAGAACTCAATAAATTCCTGAGCAATTACAAAACCTCGCAGTATCGCGACGATGTGATGTATGAATTGGGGAATACCTACATCAACAACGGTCAGGTCAATAACGGTATCAAGACCTACGATCGATTGATTTCAGAGTTTCCTAATAGCCGTTACACGGCGCCAGCCATGATGCGTAAAGGCCTTCAGTTCTACAATGATAACAGGCTGGACGAGGCATTGAGCGTATTCAAACAAGTGGCCTCTAAATATACCGGTACGCCACAAGCTGTAGAGGCCGTGAGCAGTGCCAGATTGGTGTACATCGATCAGGGCAAAACTGCGGAATATGCCAACTGGGTGCGCGGTCTCGATTTCATTGACGTGAGCGACAGTGAGCTGGACGACACGGCTTATGAGAGTGCAGAGCGTCCGTTTTTACAGGGAAATATGAGCAGTGCGATACGTGAGCTCAACAAATATTTGGAGCAATTCCCCAACGGGAAATATGCATTGCAGGCGCATTTCAACCTGGCTCAAGCCTATTTTTCTGAAGGCAATAAAAAAGCCAGCATACCGCATTATGAGTATGTGGCAAACCGCGAGCGCAGCGAGTATTCCGAGCAGGCACTGGCGCGATTGAGTGAGTTGTTCCTCAATGATGCGGTGAGCGATGGTGTGGATAGAAAGTCCGCTTTCGCGAAAGCGATACCCGTATTAATCAAACTGGAAGCCACGGCAGATTTCCCACAAAACAAGGCCTATGCACAATCCAACCTGATGAAAGCCTACTATGAAACCGAACAATATGACAAGGCTGAAAGTTATGCCAACAAGGTGTTGCGTGACAGCGGTACCGACAGTACCGTGCGCAGTGACGCAGAGGTGATCATTGCACGATCTGCTTTCAAAAACGGTAACATGAGCGCGGCAAAAAGTGGATATGCCCAGGTGTTGAAAAGCGCGAGTGGCGCCATAGCTGCAGAGGCTACCTATTACAAAGCCTATTTTGAGAATCAGGAAGGCAAGCATGAGCAGGCGATCAATACCGTTCAAGGCTTATCCAAAAACTACGGTAGCTACAAATTATGGAGTGCCAAAGGTCTGGTCGTGATGGCAAAAAGCTATGATGCGACCAACCAGACGTTGAATGCGGTGACCCTACTGCAAGGCGTGATCGATAATTTCTCTCAATATCCAGAGGTAGTTGCCAACGCAAAAACCGAACTGAACCGTATCAAAGCGATACAAGCCAAAACTAATTCTTCCATAGCTCCATCAAATAATTAA
- a CDS encoding cell division ATP-binding protein FtsE, whose protein sequence is MSNHVLSLSEVDIFQRDNLILKDVNLKIDKGEFVYLIGKTGSGKSSLMKTLYGDIPLKKGKGSIVDFDLSRLRESEIPYLRRKLGVVFQDFKLLTDRTIQDNLKFVLKATGWKNKTEMQDRIDAVLDKVGMKTKGFKFPHELSGGEQQRVAIARALLNDPELIIADEPTGNLDPQTSVEIMEVLQTINKNGNTILMATHDYALILKYPSKTLKCDDGEVFEVVQKTV, encoded by the coding sequence ATGTCAAACCACGTGCTTTCACTATCAGAGGTCGATATCTTCCAACGGGACAACTTGATCCTTAAAGATGTGAACCTCAAAATTGATAAAGGTGAGTTTGTCTACCTCATCGGAAAAACCGGTAGCGGTAAAAGTTCCCTAATGAAGACCCTGTACGGTGACATACCGCTTAAAAAGGGAAAAGGTAGCATTGTGGATTTTGATTTATCTCGCTTACGCGAAAGCGAAATTCCCTACCTGCGTCGCAAACTAGGCGTCGTCTTTCAAGACTTCAAATTGCTTACGGACAGAACGATTCAAGACAATTTAAAGTTTGTTTTGAAAGCCACCGGCTGGAAAAACAAAACCGAAATGCAGGACCGTATCGATGCAGTTCTTGATAAGGTAGGCATGAAGACCAAAGGCTTTAAATTCCCGCACGAGCTTTCTGGTGGTGAGCAACAGCGTGTAGCGATTGCAAGAGCTCTATTGAACGACCCAGAACTCATCATAGCAGATGAGCCCACTGGAAACCTGGACCCACAAACCAGTGTGGAAATCATGGAAGTGCTCCAGACAATCAACAAGAATGGCAATACCATTCTTATGGCGACACATGATTATGCCTTGATCCTAAAGTACCCTTCCAAAACACTCAAGTGTGACGATGGTGAGGTGTTTGAGGTGGTTCAAAAAACGGTTTGA
- a CDS encoding glycosyltransferase family 2 protein gives MIQSPPFFSIIIPTYNVKSTIEVAIKSILDQSFKDFEILILDGKSTDGTIEIVKEFQSKDARIRIHSEHDTGVYDAMNKGIAISKGLFLYFMGADDYFVDPEVFADVRRTLDQSNISILYGNVNSPVLGHQYDGIFSDAKIFHKNIAHQAIFYKKTVFEKVGNYPLQFKVHADWALNLKWFFDPTVSHHYFDRSIAFFAPGGLSSRKVDNSFRVEMITMYYLLARSRHSIIGTLSLILRGLFSRLTR, from the coding sequence ATGATCCAATCGCCTCCATTTTTCAGTATAATTATCCCAACCTACAATGTCAAATCAACTATAGAAGTTGCTATAAAAAGCATTCTAGATCAATCATTTAAGGATTTTGAAATACTGATCCTAGATGGTAAATCTACTGACGGTACTATTGAAATTGTCAAGGAATTTCAATCCAAAGACGCTAGAATTCGCATTCATTCAGAACATGATACAGGCGTTTATGACGCCATGAATAAAGGAATTGCCATCAGTAAAGGTTTATTTCTATACTTCATGGGAGCTGATGATTATTTTGTGGACCCAGAAGTCTTCGCAGATGTAAGAAGAACTCTAGATCAATCAAACATATCTATTCTTTATGGTAACGTCAACAGTCCTGTTCTAGGACACCAGTATGATGGCATTTTTAGCGACGCTAAAATCTTTCATAAAAACATCGCTCATCAAGCTATATTTTACAAAAAGACCGTATTTGAAAAAGTTGGAAACTATCCTTTACAATTCAAAGTACATGCCGACTGGGCATTGAATCTCAAGTGGTTTTTTGATCCAACGGTCTCACATCATTATTTTGATAGGTCGATAGCCTTCTTTGCGCCAGGTGGCTTGAGCTCGAGAAAAGTTGACAATTCTTTTAGAGTAGAGATGATAACAATGTATTATCTTTTGGCAAGATCTCGTCACAGTATTATCGGTACTCTCTCGTTAATATTAAGAGGTTTATTCTCTAGACTTACCAGATAA
- a CDS encoding glycosyltransferase family 2 protein — translation MNILIVIPLYNKADTIKRAVESALGQTVACDILVVDDGSTDASLAHLSEIKNDRITVIQQSNHGVSHARNIGIKNAKENEYDFVAFLDADDYWMPDHLTEISSCIAAFPSAQIIANNYKLKFSPKKFSKTKFSNWTADEPKLLESFFDYNGLNSILSSSSFAMSVQNEDPLFYDESLTHTEDTDFMIRAGLEKKIVFNPTTTVIIDKTAKNRSGNVPLQQRTITDYDQYEEKYPEVPGLKKFLDINRFSIAIGYRLQNDIKNAALYQHKIDTNNLTGKQQNLLTMSSRQLKALKRTQRILGNLGFRLRTGR, via the coding sequence ATGAACATACTCATTGTAATTCCACTATATAATAAAGCTGATACGATTAAAAGAGCAGTAGAGTCTGCATTAGGTCAAACGGTGGCATGCGACATTCTGGTCGTCGATGATGGCTCGACAGATGCAAGTCTAGCCCATCTATCAGAAATTAAGAATGATAGAATTACTGTAATTCAGCAATCAAATCATGGCGTGAGTCATGCTCGCAATATTGGGATCAAAAATGCTAAAGAAAATGAGTATGATTTTGTAGCCTTTCTCGATGCTGACGATTACTGGATGCCGGATCATTTGACCGAGATTTCTTCTTGCATCGCCGCTTTTCCCAGCGCTCAAATTATAGCAAACAACTATAAGCTCAAGTTTAGCCCCAAGAAATTTTCAAAAACAAAGTTTTCCAACTGGACTGCCGACGAACCCAAGCTTCTAGAATCCTTTTTTGATTATAATGGACTCAACTCGATACTCAGCTCCTCTAGTTTTGCGATGTCTGTTCAAAATGAAGATCCTTTATTTTACGACGAGAGCCTCACGCATACTGAGGATACAGACTTTATGATTAGAGCTGGGCTTGAAAAGAAGATTGTATTTAACCCAACAACCACCGTAATCATAGATAAAACAGCAAAAAACAGATCTGGAAACGTACCGCTACAGCAAAGAACTATTACCGATTACGATCAATACGAGGAAAAATATCCTGAAGTTCCTGGTTTGAAAAAGTTTCTGGACATCAATCGCTTTTCTATTGCTATAGGTTACCGACTTCAAAACGATATCAAAAATGCTGCGTTGTATCAACACAAAATAGACACCAACAATCTCACGGGAAAACAGCAAAATTTGTTGACCATGAGCAGCAGGCAGTTGAAAGCGCTCAAACGCACACAACGTATTTTAGGAAATCTAGGGTTTAGACTAAGAACTGGTCGCTAG
- a CDS encoding sugar 3,4-ketoisomerase yields the protein MNYQIIDIPKITDPRGNLAVVEGDTIPFEIKRIYYLFDVPSNSHRGGHAHKVCQSVLIPLSGSFTVKLYDGNKWKSILLNKPDKGLLIPTMLWRELEDFSSGAVCLSIASHDFDESDYIRELEEFELATSS from the coding sequence ATGAACTATCAAATCATCGATATACCTAAAATCACAGACCCACGCGGAAATCTAGCGGTGGTGGAAGGTGATACCATACCTTTTGAGATCAAGCGCATCTATTATCTTTTTGATGTACCCAGCAATAGCCATCGCGGCGGACATGCGCATAAGGTCTGTCAATCTGTATTGATACCGTTGAGCGGTAGTTTTACCGTCAAGCTTTACGATGGCAACAAATGGAAAAGTATATTACTGAATAAACCAGATAAAGGTTTGCTTATTCCCACCATGCTATGGAGAGAATTAGAAGATTTTTCCAGCGGTGCCGTTTGCTTATCCATCGCATCGCACGATTTTGATGAATCAGATTATATCAGGGAATTGGAGGAATTTGAACTAGCGACCAGTTCTTAG
- a CDS encoding glycosyltransferase: protein MEITVLAYQQDAHKKYLWVKDKALASYTTDDIEILIATMDREDLSFLERIFSLPVNQIRQPILIVNQSKTRQLSSNIDFIRVINDANYGLSRSRNIALENASRKYVWILDDDVQVLPTAMTHILQAIYKHPNAAALTFKMQLPDGNPKRSYAAEEFEYRKTHLSHGPASIEIVLNVERLQTSGVHFNQRFGLGAQFPLGEEQVLFTDLLHAGEQARFIPEFIVQHDEVSSGIDPTSKKTIYARGAVAAHSNQIKAIFLNFKYVFFLWRKGYVKNWSKLIEAYWLFDHGVEDYATGFEGHRNLHLDL from the coding sequence GTGGAAATTACTGTACTCGCCTACCAGCAAGATGCGCATAAAAAGTACCTTTGGGTTAAAGATAAGGCCTTGGCGAGTTACACCACAGACGATATTGAAATTCTCATCGCGACTATGGATCGTGAGGATCTATCTTTTTTGGAGCGGATCTTTTCGCTGCCGGTGAATCAGATCAGGCAACCTATACTTATCGTGAATCAAAGTAAAACACGGCAACTGTCGAGCAACATCGATTTCATCAGAGTAATTAATGACGCGAATTATGGATTATCCAGAAGTAGAAACATTGCATTAGAAAATGCCTCACGCAAATACGTCTGGATACTGGACGATGATGTGCAAGTATTACCGACTGCAATGACTCATATCCTTCAAGCGATCTATAAACATCCCAATGCCGCTGCCTTGACTTTCAAAATGCAATTACCTGATGGTAATCCCAAAAGGTCATATGCCGCAGAAGAATTTGAATACCGCAAAACACATCTCTCGCATGGACCAGCATCCATTGAAATCGTTCTTAACGTGGAGCGACTACAAACGTCAGGTGTGCATTTCAATCAACGATTCGGTTTAGGAGCACAATTTCCACTAGGTGAAGAGCAGGTTTTGTTTACAGATTTGCTTCATGCTGGAGAGCAGGCACGATTTATCCCTGAATTTATCGTGCAACATGATGAAGTAAGTAGCGGAATAGATCCAACCAGTAAGAAAACCATTTATGCCCGTGGCGCAGTCGCCGCGCATAGCAATCAAATTAAAGCCATCTTTCTCAATTTTAAATACGTCTTTTTTTTATGGCGTAAGGGTTATGTCAAAAACTGGAGCAAACTTATTGAGGCATACTGGCTTTTTGATCATGGAGTAGAAGATTATGCTACCGGTTTTGAGGGACACCGCAATCTCCATCTAGATCTATAG
- a CDS encoding glycosyltransferase, translating to MRILLVGEYSNFHNSLKYGLEFLGHEVTIIGDGDGFKRFPVDINIGNDFLERSWLTRKLKVGLWKITGYNLADYLKLSRFRESEPLLKHYDIVQFINSNPFNCGARTERKMLESIIAHNKRFFLAACGDDHEYVKYLTEAHQGYSILDAVKHGNQQQEDFQYTYKYLEPAYRDNYYRLVDVATHVIPSNVDYAMALTHNPKATAIVPAAINCGALHLDQNADLSVIKIFMGINRSNYWKKGINYFEEALEIIEKKYGSKVEVMTAENLPYTEYVKIYKKAHILLDQVLCYDQGYNALEAMLQGKVVFSGAGEVYLSAHQLTSVPVIDAQPDVDYLVGKLSELIDHPISILEIGRAARNHVLQHHESVMIAERYLQYYQE from the coding sequence ATGCGCATCTTGCTGGTAGGCGAGTACAGTAATTTCCACAACTCACTCAAATATGGGCTGGAATTTTTAGGCCATGAGGTCACCATCATAGGCGATGGCGATGGTTTCAAGCGGTTTCCCGTAGATATTAATATCGGGAACGATTTCTTGGAACGCTCTTGGCTCACGCGCAAGCTCAAGGTTGGATTATGGAAAATCACAGGCTACAACCTAGCAGATTATTTGAAGTTATCTCGCTTTCGCGAAAGCGAACCTCTTCTCAAACATTACGATATCGTACAGTTCATCAATTCCAATCCATTTAATTGTGGTGCACGTACAGAGCGTAAAATGTTGGAATCGATTATCGCTCACAACAAAAGGTTTTTTCTTGCCGCCTGCGGTGACGATCACGAATATGTAAAATACCTCACAGAAGCGCACCAAGGCTACAGCATTCTTGACGCCGTCAAGCACGGCAACCAACAACAAGAAGATTTTCAATACACCTATAAATACCTGGAACCTGCCTATCGAGACAACTATTACCGCCTAGTTGATGTGGCTACACATGTGATACCTAGCAATGTGGATTATGCCATGGCGCTAACTCATAACCCCAAGGCTACTGCTATCGTACCAGCGGCGATCAACTGCGGTGCATTACACCTGGATCAAAATGCAGACCTAAGCGTGATCAAAATCTTTATGGGAATCAATAGGTCCAACTACTGGAAAAAAGGAATCAATTATTTTGAAGAAGCTCTAGAAATTATAGAGAAAAAATACGGCTCTAAGGTAGAAGTCATGACAGCAGAAAATCTGCCATATACCGAGTATGTAAAGATTTACAAGAAGGCGCATATCTTACTGGATCAAGTGCTTTGCTATGATCAAGGTTACAATGCTCTGGAGGCGATGTTGCAGGGAAAAGTAGTTTTTAGCGGTGCTGGAGAAGTTTATCTAAGCGCGCATCAACTTACCAGTGTACCAGTGATAGACGCACAACCAGATGTAGATTATCTAGTAGGAAAATTATCTGAACTCATTGACCATCCTATTTCCATTCTTGAAATAGGTCGTGCTGCTCGCAATCATGTATTACAACATCATGAAAGCGTCATGATTGCAGAGCGCTATTTGCAATACTATCAGGAATAA
- a CDS encoding dihydrolipoamide acetyltransferase family protein yields the protein MARFELKLPKMGESVAEATITSWLKNVGDAIEMDEPVLEIATDKVDSEVPSEVDGKLVEILFEVDDVVQVGQTIAIIETDGEESEASDESSEIDEVTVENGAPAGYAQEATKTAKAQVDKGMETAGKNDYSSSESFYSPLVKNIAKEENISMEELESIAGTGKDGRVTKNDILKFVDDRKSGKIKQTSTAPKSPAAPASHSAAPKQAPKAAPISVNGEDEIIEMSRMGKMISHHMVASVQTSAHVQSFIECDVTNIWNWRKKHKEAFQKREGENLTFTPIFMEAVAQAIKEFPMINISLDGDKIIKRKNINLGMAAALPDGNLIVPVIKNADQLNLVGMAKAVNDLATRARDGKLKPDDTQGGTYTVTNVGTFGSIMGTPIINQPQVAILALGAIRKVPAVVETPSGDFIGIRMKMFLSHSYDHRVVNGALGGQFVQRVAQLLEGFDPDRSI from the coding sequence ATGGCTCGATTTGAATTGAAATTGCCCAAAATGGGAGAATCCGTAGCAGAAGCTACCATTACCTCATGGCTCAAGAATGTAGGAGATGCCATTGAAATGGACGAACCTGTTCTGGAAATCGCCACAGATAAAGTGGACAGTGAAGTTCCCAGTGAAGTGGATGGTAAACTGGTTGAAATTCTTTTTGAAGTCGATGACGTGGTTCAAGTAGGACAAACTATCGCCATCATTGAAACAGATGGAGAAGAATCAGAGGCTAGCGATGAAAGTAGCGAGATAGACGAGGTTACAGTAGAAAATGGCGCTCCAGCAGGATACGCTCAAGAGGCCACAAAAACTGCCAAAGCCCAAGTCGATAAAGGAATGGAAACCGCTGGTAAGAATGATTACTCTTCAAGTGAATCCTTCTACTCACCACTTGTAAAAAACATTGCGAAAGAAGAAAATATTTCCATGGAAGAGCTTGAATCCATTGCCGGCACCGGTAAAGATGGACGAGTGACGAAAAATGACATTCTCAAATTTGTTGATGATAGAAAAAGTGGTAAAATCAAGCAAACTTCTACTGCTCCTAAAAGTCCAGCCGCACCAGCAAGTCACAGTGCAGCACCTAAACAAGCTCCTAAGGCTGCGCCTATATCCGTCAATGGTGAAGACGAGATCATCGAGATGAGCCGCATGGGTAAAATGATTTCTCATCACATGGTAGCGTCTGTGCAAACTAGCGCCCATGTGCAAAGTTTCATTGAGTGTGATGTCACAAACATCTGGAACTGGAGAAAGAAACATAAAGAAGCGTTCCAAAAGCGCGAAGGTGAGAACCTTACGTTTACACCTATTTTTATGGAAGCCGTGGCGCAGGCCATCAAGGAATTCCCAATGATCAACATTTCTCTGGATGGAGATAAGATCATCAAGCGCAAAAACATCAATCTAGGTATGGCTGCGGCATTGCCAGACGGCAATTTGATCGTACCAGTCATCAAGAATGCAGACCAGCTGAATCTTGTTGGAATGGCCAAAGCCGTAAACGATCTCGCAACAAGAGCTCGTGATGGGAAATTGAAACCAGACGATACTCAAGGAGGTACTTATACGGTTACCAACGTGGGAACCTTTGGATCGATTATGGGAACTCCTATTATCAATCAGCCACAGGTCGCGATCCTCGCGTTGGGTGCCATTAGGAAAGTACCTGCAGTAGTAGAGACACCATCAGGTGATTTTATCGGGATACGTATGAAGATGTTCTTATCGCACAGTTATGACCATCGTGTTGTAAATGGCGCCTTGGGCGGTCAGTTCGTGCAACGAGTGGCTCAACTGTTGGAAGGATTTGATCCAGATAGATCCATTTAA
- a CDS encoding glycosyltransferase family 2 protein — protein MDLSVIILNYNARVFLELCVASVLRATENLHAEVIVADNDSTDDSVERLLKAFPQVKVIRLDDNYGFAKGNNVAVEQARGTHICLVNPDAIVGEKVFANCLNFFQSKALEVDGETAFLEQSDEEVHTERIRGTKANSQIGFLGIQLIDGKGTYLPESKRRVPTRSGILKKILGFSGSYYDQRLEQNQDGPTEVLVGAFLMGKREVYNRLGGLDERYFMYGEDIDLSFTAIKDGLQNYYLGSQTAIHFKGESTIKDAKYFERFYGAMHLYYEKHYPKGKWLTGLLRYMTRFFKSHDTDVEFIAKKLPTVCVTNDAAYQPDWASRSISFKEFIQEGTSNSKYVFDLGSLELDKLVETLASTSNNQGQYRFLTWNRTAYAGSDTSTERGEVRIL, from the coding sequence ATGGACCTTTCTGTCATCATATTGAATTACAATGCACGGGTTTTTCTGGAACTATGCGTTGCTAGTGTCCTGCGAGCGACAGAAAATCTCCATGCAGAGGTCATTGTTGCAGACAATGACTCTACAGATGATAGTGTAGAGCGACTTCTCAAGGCATTTCCTCAGGTAAAGGTGATTCGGTTGGATGATAATTATGGATTTGCTAAAGGGAACAATGTCGCAGTAGAACAAGCAAGAGGCACGCACATATGTCTCGTCAACCCAGATGCGATTGTTGGTGAAAAGGTATTTGCAAATTGCCTGAACTTCTTTCAAAGTAAGGCGCTGGAGGTTGATGGGGAAACCGCTTTCCTTGAGCAAAGCGATGAAGAAGTTCATACCGAGCGTATCCGAGGTACGAAAGCGAACTCTCAAATAGGCTTTCTAGGAATCCAACTTATTGATGGAAAAGGAACCTATTTACCAGAAAGTAAGCGTCGCGTTCCTACCCGAAGTGGAATTTTAAAAAAGATCCTAGGTTTTTCTGGGAGCTACTACGATCAGCGACTGGAACAGAATCAAGACGGCCCGACTGAAGTGCTTGTAGGCGCTTTCCTGATGGGGAAACGAGAAGTTTACAATCGTTTGGGAGGTCTGGATGAGCGCTATTTTATGTATGGAGAAGATATCGACCTAAGTTTTACCGCGATTAAAGATGGGCTTCAAAATTATTATTTGGGATCACAGACGGCTATACATTTCAAAGGAGAAAGCACGATAAAGGATGCTAAGTATTTTGAGCGATTTTATGGAGCCATGCATCTTTACTATGAAAAACACTATCCTAAGGGAAAATGGTTGACCGGCCTTTTGCGGTATATGACCAGATTCTTTAAAAGTCATGATACAGATGTAGAATTTATCGCAAAGAAATTACCTACTGTTTGTGTTACCAATGATGCTGCGTATCAACCAGATTGGGCCTCACGATCCATTTCCTTCAAAGAATTTATTCAAGAAGGCACAAGCAACTCTAAATATGTCTTCGATTTAGGCTCATTAGAACTAGACAAGCTGGTAGAAACATTAGCCTCAACCTCAAATAATCAAGGTCAATATCGATTCTTGACTTGGAATAGAACCGCTTATGCGGGCAGTGATACCAGTACAGAACGTGGTGAGGTGAGAATACTTTAA